The following DNA comes from Neofelis nebulosa isolate mNeoNeb1 chromosome 3, mNeoNeb1.pri, whole genome shotgun sequence.
ctgacacggggctcgaactcacggaccgtgagatcgtgacctgagctgaagtcagacgcccaaccaactgagccacccaggcgcccctagataacTTTTTAAGAAGACCACCTTAGATCCGTGTTTCTCTCTGTGACTAAGAATGTACAGTGTGTATTCCTGGAAGAGGGTGGATAGAGGCAGGAGGACATTATATTCTTGATAAAAAGGTAAGAGATGTCCCTGCATTTTCTCTCAGACTAACATGGCCTATTTACATTTCCTAAACAACTTTTACCCGATGGCAGACAGGGTTACATGTGCTAGGGATACAAAAGGCACCAAACTGTGGAGGCATCGGACAATAAACAAgtatgtgggggcgcctgggggctcagttggttaagtgtctggctttggctccggtcatgatctcatggtttgtgagttcgagcccctcattgggctctctctctgctgtcagtgcagagctcttttcaggtcctctgtccccccaacccctctgcctctcccctgctcgctctctctctccctcaaaaataaagaaacattaaaaaaaaaaagtacctgaaTGAAGTACTCTCAGATGATAAACAATAGGTTAGTACTGTTTTGAATCCAAGCAAACGGGAGAAAGGCAGAACACTTCAGAAACCCACCTGTGGTCCATGCAGGCTGATATCCCAGTGGCCCAACACCAAGGAGCATCGTCCATCCACTTGGCCCTGGTGTCTCCCTGCATCCAACACAATCACCCTCCCACAGACAGGTTGCAGTCGGATGAGCCTGGTACATCATTGGTTCCCATTTGTTCCCTGGCCCATCGCAGTCCGATTCCACAGATGCTGAACACCTGATTTGTAAACAGACACCAGCACCGAAGAGATAGACCATCTGATGGATGCCTATTCCTATTAATTTTGCTCTCAGAGGCTTCTTTCTGTATAGGGTctctgctcatcttttttttttttttttaatatttatttttgagagagagacacacagattgtgagtgagggagtggcagagagaaacggaaacagaatccgaagtaggctccaggctccgaactgtcagcacagagcccgacgcagggcttgaactcatgagccatgagatcatgacctgagctgaagtcggacgcttaacccactgagccccccaggcacccctcctttaaAGCTTAGtaacaacaaattaaaataaagtcaattgaattacaatttaacTCAGTAACTCTCAGCCTGGCATACTTACTGAAATCACTCggggagcttttaaaacatgCCGAGGCACAGCCGCTATAGATACCCTCACTGATTTGGACAGAGCTTAAAACCCACCAGCTGATGTGGGTGCATGGTAAATGTTGTGGACAAGAGGCATCACTAATAACTAAACACAACTTAGACCAATGGCTCTCAAAGCATGGCCTCCAGGCCAGCAGCCACCGCATTTTGttagaaatgaaatgttttagcTCCATCCCAGACATACTAAAGCAGAAACTCTGGGAGCAGTGGTCAGCATTCTGTGTTTGAGAAACCCTCCAGGTAATTCTGAAGCTAAAGTTTGAGGACCCATGGTTTAAAGCCCCAAACTGTTCTGTCAGCAGTGACCTTCACAAGGGGTGAGGGTTTCATACCCCAGCACACTCTCTCATATTCAGACTTACTCGGGAAGGCATGGTTGTCCTCTCTCAACCTAGCCTGGCCGATGGCTCTCAAAGCATGGCCTCCAGACCAGCAGCAACCGCATTTTGTTAGAAATGAAACGTTTTAActccatcccagacctactaaaGCAGAAATTCTGGGAGCGGTGGTCACCATTCTGTGTTTGAGaaaccttccaggtgattctgaagctAAAGTTTGAGGACCCGTGGTTTAAGGGGGCTCAAGGCTTCAGTGGTGACTGTTAAGCTATTCCGTTCTGGCGACAGAGTCGGTAGCTGCTAGACAAGACTTTGGTATCCCACTGCCTGACCTCTTTCTTCTCCCGTTCGCCAACGAGGAGCGCTGAGAACAGCAGTGGGGAGTGCTGGGTGGCCCAGGGCAAGACCAGAAATGGGGAGGGTCttcagcagtggttctcaatcccGGCTGCACCCTGGAGTCACCTGgagaactgtaaaaaaaaaaaaaaaaaaaaaaaaaaaaaatcctgaggcCTGCATTCACCCCAGATATAGTGAGGTGGAAAGGTTTGGGCATCAGGAGCGTTAGAAGGTCCACAGGTGATTCTAACGTgcagccaaggctgagaaccCCCGGTTTGGTTTTATCTCATCCAACACTGACGGGCTCTTTGCTGTGCGCAGAGGTCCAGGTGAATGAGAAGCAGGCGGACTTCTTGAGTTTGGTGTCTTAAGTATCTTGAAATTCAGATACTCCAGTTTCTCCACAGAGCAGGGCAGAATTTGCCTGACACCTGACTTGTGTTTCCGTTTGTTTCGTTACCTGAATTATGAAATCGTTGACACAATTCGTGCATGGAGTCTACATAACAAATGAAAGAATGGGGCCTCTGACTGAGGCCCAACAGACTCCGTGGTATCCTGAGTTTAATGCCATTGTCtcaacattgttttcttttacattggAACATCAGTGTGGCATTCTCTCAGCTGGTATGTAATGCCTTTTtatcttcaacttaaaaaaaaaaaacaaaaacaaaaaaactggagcGTGGTTGCATATTTGTTCCACTTTCAAGAAAAGAGAAGTCAGCTAGTTTGCTTCACGGAGAAGCAGAGTCATTTCCACTTAGTGACGGTGTTTGGAGCAGTGATAAGGGCTGACGCGCCCACTCAGCTGCTCTTGCTGCCGGGTTCACCTGGAGCCTTTTCTCTCAGTTTCCCACGCACAAAGATTCCCCCCAGGGTCCTTGCCAGGTTTGTGGAATATGCGTCCCAGATGTGTTTGCATGGCCATCGTCAGCAGTCATTTGTAAGTGACTCCGTAACTGTGCGGTTGATTATCTGGTGCTTTTAGGATCGGAGGATTAAAAGCAAAGTGAGGTGTTGCAGCGTCGCTTTTCGCTGGCTCGTGCCTCTCCCTGTTCACTGTCATGCCTGAGCCTCTCTGTTTCTGCAGCGTTTTCAGTTTTACCCTCAGGCCATACATCACTTACCCTGAAATATGTCCAGACTTAGGTGAGAAGACATAGCAATAAGATGAAGACATCAGAGCAGGCAGATTAGTCCCCAGGGGGACGGCCGAGAAACCGGTAAGTCTAGAGATGGGGGAACGAGAACGGAGCACTAAGCGCGTAGCAAATCTACCAACACCGGGCGCGGTGTGTGGTGCCCTGTGGGTTACTTGGCATTTTCATGGTTGTGATTTCCTTTGCTCTTCACAGGAACACTATGGGATAAGTAGGACAGGGCCTCCTTCCCTGGCTTTTAAGAGAGGGTCGAGGCAGCGAGGGGCCTTCCCAGGCCCGGCCGTTCTGAACCCACATCCTGCCCGCCCCGATGCCATGGAGATGTCCACAAAGTCCACACACGACATAAGACACGGCCCTGCACATTCTGCCCCACACACGTTCTGGGCTCACTTCCTGATAGAGAGTTCTGGGTTCTCCCATAGGAGCACTAGACTCCTTGGGTTGTAAAATGTTGCTTTTACCCAAGAAGCATAAGGTGGTTCCTACAGGAAGTTACCATTGACTATTGTGGGCCTTAGCAAGTGTTGCTCAGAAAAAGCTGGGGTTTAGGGcacatgggtgtctcagtctgttaagcatctgactttggctctggtcatgatctcatggtcgtgggattgagttccgcatggggctctgcactgacagagcagagcctgcttgggattctctctctccctctctctctctgcccctcctgccaccctctctcaaaataaataaataaacttaaaaaaaaatcactgtctctaaaaaaaaagaaagaaggaaaaagaaaaggccgGGGTCCATAGATACGTTGGAGGCAGAGTAGCTTTAGGGGGTGCCGTGTCCATGGGGGAAAGAGTTGCTGTCACCCCACAGGCCGCAGGAGGAACCTCCGTAATGCTCTACGGAACAGTCCCTTGAGTAGCCCTCTGTGTTGCCTGCTTTTGTGACCACTGGCTCCTCTGCGGTTCCCACCTTGGTTTTGTCCGCCTCTCGTTTCACCTCACTCTCACCTCTGTTCCCTTGGTGAGCCACTCTTGGCTCCTGAGTTGATTCTATGGCTCACCTTGGTTTTCTGGCTCCCCTTTTGACGGCATCTAATGCTGCTGGGGCTAATCCCCACCGTTTTTCAACTTCCCCCCTTTCCCATCAAAGATACCCTGCACGCCCCACACTTTTCTGACTTAGTTTCTGCTGGTCCTCATGGTGTGAGGCCCGGGCTGGAGCTATCTTGGAGAAGGCCACCAAGAGCAATTTGGTGCTGTCTTCTCTCCCCCTGCACCCAACACCCTTGTTCCTGCTCTCACCACACTTAAGACAAAATACAGACCATACGTGCACGGGTACAAACCAAAGGACACAGGGGTGTTTATTGTAACATcattgaaaatgcaaaagaaacaacTTAAATCTCTGTCAATAGGAACAGGTTATGATACATCCAAATAATAGGGGGAAAGGCAACTGTCTGTATATAGACATGAAATAATCTTGAAGgtcacattttttaagtttatttatttagtttgaaagaggcagagagagagagaaccccaagcaggctctgtgctgtcagtggagagcctagtgtggggctggaactcaaatcatgagatcctaacctgagccgagaccaagagtcaggggctcaaccaactgagccacccggatgcccttaagatcaattaaaaaaaaattttttttatttattcatatttgagagacacagacacagcgcaagtgggggagaggcagagagagggagagagagaatcccaagcaggctccgcactgtcagcaggacgcagggcttgaactcatgaaaccatgagatcatgacctgagctgaaaccaagagtcagacacttaactgactgagccacccaggcgccccttaagatcaaattttaagtgagaaaagcaaCGGTCAGAGCAGTATATACATTTTGCCAccctttgtgttaaaaaaaaaacaaaaaaaacaaaacaggaaatgatACTTACACATGCATTGAGTTTTTCTGGAAGGCAGCAGAGTGGGTTACTGCTGGGGAGGCACcttgagtgagtgggggaagtggTGGTAGAGAAACTTCCTTTCTGAGCTTAGTATCATGTGTCTAGTACCAGTTcagaaaattctaattaaaaaaaacaaagtaaataccCCAGAAGCAACATAGCAACGTGGAAATAGATGGGGCGTTGGGGGTCCCCCCCTTAGTTGTACACATTAGGACATCACGCCACAGgggtaaataattttttcaaattctcactACTATGAAGGGACAAGCTATGACTAGAAGCTTCGCTATCATTTGGCACCTACGCTGTAGGGAATGCAGCTACAAAACCCTATGTCGCAGAACTTATAAAGGACAGGGTTGTCCCCCAGGGCAAGACATTCaggactcagtttctccatttgtaaaatgtgagCAAGGAAGTTGTTGGGGGGAGGAAATTAGGTTGTGGCTGTTTATCCTAGATCCTAGCACATGCTAAGCATATGATAAATGCCAGCCAGTGTTCTTTATTATTTGTGGCTGTTGTGGTgttggatggggtggggagggctgtaAGGAATGTTGTAATGGAAGTATCTGGAGATGAAGTCTTTTagggtaaagaaaaataaaacagagagggaaagagaccccttgattctcatttatttaaatagcCGCTAGAGATTCTGAGAGAGTGATGTTTAACGTGCAAAACGTATGTTAGGGTGTATGTGAGAGGGATGTTGGGGAGAGAAATTTCACCCCCTTTCACTCCAAAATGTCACTAGGGGCCAGCTGTGACCAGCACTGTCCCTTGTGCTAAAAAATAAGTGTACATGACCCAGGACCATCTGGTGTGtttctttccattcctctttcattcctgattatCTAAACACTCTCATTATTCCTGCCACcttatttcctttcctattttctcttcttctggggcCACAGGTCAAATGGTGACTCAAATCCTTCCTTGGAGAGGTGTTGAACACGTCCTGCTGTGCATCTGGGCTGAATTGCTTAGAAGGAGCCCCACAAAACCCAGGTTTCTGGGAcccatccctctctcttcccctttgtgCCAGGAAACTGCTTCCTTCCAGGCGAATCGGCGAGAACAGGGGTTCCCTCTCTGGTTCACCACCTCGTGCCTTGTAATCATTGTATTCCTGTCTTATCGGAGGGAAACACTGTGTGAATTTCAAGGCTCAGTTTCAAGGATCGGCCACCTTGGGTTCACATCGTCCTCCACGATAGCTCTGTGACCATGGGCACGCTGTGTAACCTCTTTGCCCAGTTTCTATCTGAAAAAATGGTGAGGACAAAAATGAGATAATCTGGGTAAAAGGCAGAGCCCAGGATTTGGCTTAGTAAATTCTCTATAAAGGTTAGCCTGAAATAGTGGTGGCAGCCTCAGCAGGCCTAGaagtaagcaaaagaaataaaaaagaagtctggGTATTCGAGGAAGGTCTGTAAGCACTGGCCTCAGAGAATAGGGGGGTCAGTATTTCTACTGCACCTGAgtgtgtgcccctcccttgccaaCCCCCCAAATATGTCTAGTCGTTACTGGCTGGACCATCAGTGAATGATGCTATTTGGTCTCAATAGTTCTGCGAGCTGGATGACTTTAATGAGGAGATTGTCCTACTggacaaatatcttttcctggaTTAGGGTGATATATGATGCATCAAAGCTTTTAGCATATGTGTTAATATTATTAACTTATTACCTTATttcaaagacataaatatttcaaagactTAACCCAGACCGAGGTcaatacatagtaaatattttttaaaatcctccttttgggggcacctgggtggctcagttggttaagcatctgacccttggttgcagctcaggtcataatctcacagtttcatgggttcaagcctcacatcaggctctgtgctcacagcgcagagcctgcttgggattctctctctctctctctctctctctctctctctctctctctccctcttcctctctgtctccgtctccttttctctctctgcctccccctgacttgtactgtctctgtccctctcaaaataagtaaataaacttaaaaaaataataaaaaataaaatcctgcttTTGGCATAAACACGTGAGGAACATCAGCTAGTTATACTCTGTAGTTTGTAACTGGCTCTGATGTTTTTGGGGGGGGCATTTACCAATGTGATTATCAAGTGGATTCCCTGGTCTTGGGGGATACGGAAATGTTCGTGTACATAGTCCAACAAAAAATTAGACTGTGatcacacatatttttatttttatttatttatttatttttattaaaaaaattttttttcaacgtttatttatttttgggacagagagagacagagcatgaacgggggaggggcagagagagagggagacacagaatcggaaacaggctccaggctccgagccatcagcccagagcctgacgcggggctcgaactcacagaccgcgagatcgtgacctggctgaagtcggacgcccaaccgactgcgccacccagtcgcccctcacacatattttcaaataaaataaatcagaggaaTTCATGGTCATTCAGTCATGCGAATGGATAAGGTATGGGATTGGCTCTGTTACTCAGTGCGGTGGTGGCCTAACCTACAGTAACAGAGGATGGCTTAAAGCAGCTGACTTTTCTGTTTGCATGGCACCTTTCACTTAGAATGTTCATATAAGTCATCTTACTTGATAAGTTTTCTATAGCCTAAATTCATGCTCTTACCCTCAGTGGGCCCCATTTGAATGATAGGCAACATTATGCCATAGTAACATGGAAACCTTTGGTTGCCTTACTGTGGTCACTACATAGCCGGGTGAGGAAAGATTTCTCAGATGATCATCAGGCTAATAATAGTCCTTCCCTGTCCTGTGATGAGCCCCAGGATGGTTTTAAACACAATCTGAAATTCAAAGAGAATACACTTGTTTATAGCTTCTTAATAGGGGAAGCTCTTTCTATTCTCGGGAAAGATGCTttctattaaatacatttaaatattggtTCCCTAGTCTCTAAGGGAGCTTCCCCCTCGAGAATTTCCCTTTACAAATGAAATacatgttgtgtttttatttggaaTTCAGGAAGACTTGTGTCCGATAATCTCAGAGTCTCCATTCTCTGCAGCATGTGAGACTGAGGCTGATGTCTAGTCAGTCTCCCCAGTTTCCACGAATTCTTCTGCACTGATAGGCAGCCTTTTATGAAAAACTAGGACAGCATGCATTGTTTTATACCTGAGGGCTGTGTGGCAAGTAGTTAACTTCCAGGAAACATGAATTTGGATTTATCCAGAAATGTTATGGAAATAGCATGGTGTCCTCTAGAAGATGTTCTGGAATATCACCCTTGACATGACGAAGCTTCTCAATGCCCTTTGCATAAGTGTGTCCAAAGTATCTGGTTAAGGCCCAACTGCCTGTATCAGTGGGAGGTTTATCTCTGGGCTCCGTCCGATTCCATGTCCAATATACTCCCAGCTTGAACTCCATTTATGTTAAATCAGTACTCTGTCACAATGAACCGGATGACCAAATGCAGTAGATCAAGTTTACCACTGGATGCATGTAGggtaaatgtaaaaatcattgaAAACATAACATACTAGCTTTGTCTCCATGGCAAtctcaattttgtgtgtgttccCTCAGGGTATGTTGAGGAACCAGAACAGTCAGCAGATAGGCCCCTGGAAGTGGAAAGCCGCGATGGAGACTCTACCGATGGACCCGTGATGGAGACGACGTTGGCTGCAGTGACCACAGCAACATtaataacaaatacaaattttaccTACTTTGAGGAGGATGCAGATCAGCACGAATTTATATTAATGGTGTTGATCCCGCTGATTTTATTGGCCCTCCTATTTGTAATACTGGTAATCCTTGTAACACgctataaaaggaaaagaactaaACAAGGTAAATATTCTGTGTGTTCCCATTTCCAGACAATTGCTTCATGTGTTAATGAACAATCAATAAGGCAAAAACACTTTCTGCTTTTACACAGAGCCTTCTAGCCAAGGATCTCAGAATGCCTTACAGACATGTGAGTATGATCCTAATTAATGCCTGTTGGGAGTTGGGgctgagggaggaaaaggaacgGAGAGGTTTTAAAGTGAAGCAACAAGGACTACATAAAATAGTAAGTGGTGAACACTCCCTTATTTTTCAAACAGAGAGCGGCTTCAGCCTCAATTGAAATTTAAATCACACAACTGCCATCTCTGTGCTTAATCCAGACAAGGGCGCAGTCTAGAACTGGCCAATAGGTCCGTGCGACATTCCCTGAGTCGGAGGAAATAATCGAGCTGGCAAAGCAGTGGGTCAGATTGGGGTTGAGGATGCGGAGGCTGAGACCTTGGGCTCAAGAAGAGGATTCTCTCATACAGATTTCCGTCCAAGATACTGTTTTCTCCTCCATGCCACATCCCAATTTGATTGTGTAAAGGCCTGAGTAAAGCATCATTCTTATTCTCATTAAAGCTATGACAACTTTTGTATGAAATTCCTAATTGGCTCCAGATTACCGTCATCAATCTGAAAGCAATCTGATGGAGAATTCCTTAGGTCAGAGATACACGCGAGGGGTATTCAGTGCCAATTCTCGGAGCAACACATATTAGGTGTCACGGTGTAGTTCTAAGTCCAAAGCAGACTCGACTACTTCTGGCTTGTGCTGGTAAAAAGGACTCCAATTAGATTTTTAAGTTGAAGCCTTTAGTTCTTCCAAAAATCACTCAAGGGATGAGACCATCCCTGATAAGCTCCATATTGATATGTGCACACAAAACTCGCTCTCTATCCCTCACACTCACTAATGGGGCACCTCTGGCTTCGAGATCAAGCTCTTGGCCTGTGGGTCTTGCTCACTGTCCTCACACCAGAAGAGGCTTTGAGATCACGGCAGGAGCTA
Coding sequences within:
- the TMEM154 gene encoding transmembrane protein 154, giving the protein MPGRADRKASGAALVFALVIALLPTSQALGYVEEPEQSADRPLEVESRDGDSTDGPVMETTLAAVTTATLITNTNFTYFEEDADQHEFILMVLIPLILLALLFVILVILVTRYKRKRTKQEPSSQGSQNALQTYELGSENIKVPIFEEDTPSVMEIEMEELDKWMNNMNRNADCECLPTLKEEKESNHNSSDSES